A region from the Musa acuminata AAA Group cultivar baxijiao chromosome BXJ1-10, Cavendish_Baxijiao_AAA, whole genome shotgun sequence genome encodes:
- the LOC135595745 gene encoding probable glycosyltransferase 2 → MGQEGAASKAAARSGGGSLPATSRSGRLPRGRKIQKAFNNLKITVLCGFVTILVLRGTIGIGSLAGAGGDASEAADQRVIEDIDRILREIRSDADPDDDDQRQQFRSLNSTTATRDGGGNATDITSAVVANYTLGPKISDWDSQRRRWLSENPGFPNLVEGGKPRILLVTGSPPNPCDNATGDHYLLKAIKNKIDYCRLHGIEIVYNMAHLDRELAGYWAKLPLIRRLMLSHPEVEWIWWMDSDALFTDMAFEIPLPRYDAHNLVVHGYPDLIFDQHSWIGLNTGSFLLRNCQWSLDLLDAWAPMGPKGPVRDEAGKILTANLKGRPAFEADDQSALIYLLLSQQDKWGNKVFIENSYYLHGYWAGLVDRYEEMMEKYHPGLGDERWPFVTHFVGCKPCGSYGDYPVERCLGSMERAFNFADNQILRIYGFAHRGLASSNIKRIKRQTTRPLEVKEQLNLGARISS, encoded by the coding sequence ATGGGCCAAGAGGGAGCGGCGTCGAAGGCAGCAGCGCGCAGCGGTGGAGGGAGTCTCCCGGCTACTTCTAGATCGGGCCGCCTCCCCCGTGGCCGCAAGATCCAGAAGGCCttcaacaaccttaagatcaccgTCCTCTGCGGCTTTGTCACCATCCTCGTCCTCCGTGGCACCATCGGCATTGGCAGCCTCGCCGGCGCCGGCGGCGATGCCTCCGAAGCCGCCGACCAGAGGGTCATCGAGGACATCGACCGCATCCTCCGCGAGATCCGCTCTGATGCCGACCCTGACGATGACGACCAGCGACAACAATTCCGCTCCCTCAATTCCACCACTGCCACTCGCGACGGCGGCGGTAATGCCACTGACATTACCTCTGCCGTCGTTGCCAATTACACCCTCGGGCCCAAGATCTCCGACTGGGACTCccagcggcggcggtggctgaGCGAGAACCCCGGCTTCCCCAACCTGGTCGAAGGCGGCAAGCCACGCATCCTCCTCGTCACCGGGTCGCCGCCCAACCCTTGCGACAACGCCACCGGTGACCACTACCTCCTCAAGGCCATCAAGAACAAGATCGACTACTGCCGCCTCCACGGGATCGAGATCGTCTACAACATGGCCCACCTCGACCGCGAGCTTGCTGGTTACTGGGCCAAGCTACCCCTGATCCGCCGTCTCATGCTCTCTCATCCTGAGGTCGAGTGGATCTGGTGGATGGACAGCGACGCCCTCTTCACCGACATGGCGTTCGAGATCCCACTGCCTCGCTATGACGCCCACAACCTCGTCGTTCACGGCTACCCGGACCTCATCTTTGACCAGCACTCCTGGATCGGCCTTAACACCGGTAGCTTCCTTCTCCGCAACTGCCAGTGGTCACTCGATCTCCTCGATGCGTGGGCGCCGATGGGTCCCAAGGGCCCCGTCCGCGACGAGGCCGGCAAGATCCTCACCGCCAACCTCAAGGGCCGGCCGGCTTTCGAGGCCGACGACCAGTCTGCCCTCATCTACCTCTTGCTCTCGCAGCAGGACAAGTGGGGCAACAAGGTGTTCATCGAGAACTCGTACTACCTCCACGGCTACTGGGCAGGCCTTGTGGATCGCTATGAGGAGATGATGGAGAAGTACCACCCCGGACTGGGCGACGAAAGGTGGCCTTTCGTTACGCATTTCGTGGGTTGCAAGCCTTGTGGGAGCTACGGAGATTACCCGGTGGAGAGGTGCCTCGGTAGCATGGAGAGGGCATTTAATTTCGCAGATAACCAAATACTGCGGATTTATGGGTTTGCTCACAGGGGCCTAGCGAGCTCCAACATCAAGAGGATCAAGAGGCAGACAACGAGACCCCTGGAAGTCAAAGAGCAGCTGAATCTTGGAGCCAGAATATCCAGTTGA
- the LOC103968349 gene encoding IQ domain-containing protein IQM3-like, producing MEVEVVPLIRGSFDHSPPAFPLSMDLDPPQSSPDYAPAQFRPAAPPSSEETREGLRMETGDDGLLFPEDVLSPNPPESTAATRLQKVYRSYRTRRRLADSAVVAEELWWQAIDFARLNRSTVSFFDHMKPETAISRWNRISLNASKVGRGLSKNAKALKLAFQHWIEAIDPRHRYGHNLHFYYEEWCKSEAGEPFFYWLDIGDGRDLDLIDRPRSLLRKQCVKYLGPQEREQYEYIPLDGKIVHKLSGVLLDTTSGTKETKWIFVMSTSRRLYAGQKKKGIFHHSSFLAGGATIAAGRFTAENGILKCISAYSGHYRPTQENFNSFLSFLREKGVNLNETKISSSSNDDYYVEKRRSQLEEMIEAMKVSKTPKLVLPTEVKKNTNAEASVTSQASSGAQTLCGGLQSPKADVPKKVILERLNSKRKASSYQLGHQLSSKWCSGAGPRIGCVADYPFEVRVQALEFVNLSPRMTSPHQNPSSSLKH from the exons ATGGAGGTGGAGGTAGTTCCGCTCATCCGCGGTAGCTTCGATCACTCTCCGCCCGCATTCCCGCTCTCCATGGACCTCGATCCTCCCCAATCCAGCCCGGATTACGCCCCGGCGCAGTTCCGCCCCGCGGCGCCTCCGTCCTCGGAAGAAACTCGTGAGGGCCTCCGGATGGAAACGGGCGATGATGGTTTGCTCTTCCCGGAGGACGTCCTCTCTCCGAACCCGCCGGAGTCGACGGCGGCGACGAGGCTTCAGAAGGTGTACAGGAGCTACCGCACCCGCCGCAGGTTAGCGGACTCCGCCgtcgtggccgaggagctctg GTGGCAGGCGATAGACTTCGCTCGTCTCAACCGCAGCACGGTGTCGTTCTTCGATCACATGAAACCCGAGACGGCGATCTCGCGGTGGAATCGGATTAGCTTGAATGCTTCCAAG GTTGGTCGAGGATTATCCAAGAACGCCAAAGCTCTGAAACTGGCTTTTCAGCACTGGATTGAAGCC aTTGATCCAAGACATCGATATGGGCATAACTTGCACTTTTACTATGAAGAATGGTGTAAAAGTGAAGCTGGCGAGCCCTTCTTCTACTG GTTGGACATTGGTGATGGCAGAGATTTGGACCTTATAGATCGTCCAAGATCATTACTTCGGAAACAATGTGTCAAGTATCTTGGTCCT CAAGAACGAGAGCAATATGAATATATCCCACTGGATGGTAAAATTGTCCACAAACTTTCTGGAGTGCTTCTTGATACCACCTCAGGAACCAAAGAAACAAAATGGATTTTTGTCATGAGCACATCCCGGAGACTGTATGCTGGCCAG AAAAAGAAAGGAATCTTTCACCATTCCAGCTTTCTGGCCGGAGGAGCCACTATAGCAGCTGGAAGATTCACTGCAGAAAATGGGATACTGAAG TGTATTTCAGCATACAGTGGGCATTACCGACCAACTCAGGAGAATTTCAACAGCTTCTTAAGCTTTCTCAGAGAAAAAGGGGTTAATCTGAATGAAACTAAG ATATCCTCGTCATCAAATGATGATTACTATGTTGAAAAGAGACGGTCTCAGCTCGAAGAGATGATTGAAGCTATGAAAGTTTCCAAAACACCAAAACTAGTTCTACCTACCGAAGTAAAGAAGAATACAAATGCAGAGGCATCAGTGACTTCACAAGCTTCTAGCGGTGCTCAAACCTTATGCGGTGGCCTTCAGAGTCCAAAAGCCGATGTGCCGAAGAAGGTGATATTGGAGAGGCTCAATTCGAAGAGGAAAGCAAGTTCTTACCAGTTGGGTCATCAGCTTTCTTCAAAATGGTGCAGCGGCGCTGGTCCAAGAATTGGATGCGTTGCAGATTATCCATTTGAAGTCAGAGTACAAGCTCTGGAGTTTGTAAACCTTTCACCCAGGATGACCTCCCCCCATCAAAATCCTAGCAGCTCCCTCAAGCATTAG